Below is a window of Rhodoglobus vestalii DNA.
CAGCGATCCGCTCACTCCGTGGCGAGATCACGATCGTCTCGGTAGCTCACCGGCTCTCGACGATTCGCGATAATGATCAAGTGTGTTTCATGCAGGATGGTCGCATTGTTGCTGTCGGTACCTTCGAAGAGTTGGTAGCGCAAGTCCCGGAATTCGCTGAGCAAGCTGCGCTCGCGGGGATTAGCTAGCGCGTGTAGTAGCGTCTAGTTACTCTCGCGTAGGGTGACAATGGCGGCCGCTTCCCCGAAGAACGCTGCCGTGGCCCTGTGGCGTCGGTTCAGGAGCCATGCTGTTCTGATCGCAGCAGTATCGGAGGCAATCACTAGGTCGAAATGCCCGGCTGTTTTTGCCGGCTTTCTGCTGTAGGCCCGCGCAAAAGTGCGGGATGGGTCCGTTGCACTGAGGGAATTGATCAGTCGACCGACTGGGGACTTTGCCAGTGTTGGGCGCAATTTCTGCGCACCCACCGCCGACAGAAGTCGGTCGACGAGAGGCACAGAATCTGCTCGCAGGGAGTGGATAATCGCGTTGCGGGCGTAAGTTTTCTCGGCGTGCTTCACGGGATCGAGCGTCGCGATCGTGAGCACGACGTCGCATTCGGCGGCGGCGGCGATTACTTCGGCAAGTCCCGCGGTTGCGAACTGTGACTCGAGTCTCTCAACTGCCTCAGCATCATTGGCCACTAAGAGGAGAGCATTCAGAGTTGTCATTGATGGCCGCTCTCTGACATTGTCTGACGAGTCAATTCTGATATCCGTGGTTCGAGTTGTCTCAGTCGCTCGAAGCGAACCGCTGACTTTCGTGCCTGAGCCTGCGCGTCTGCGTCTGCGTCTGAGTCGAGTGCCATCATGCCTAATGCAACGATCGACTCCGCGAAACTTTTTGCGGAAACCTCCTCCGCGGCGACCCATCGTGGATAGTCCTGCAGGACTGTTGTGGACGCTGTCTCGGGGTGGTGCAGCGACGCAATGGGGAGTCCGGTCCCTGCGTACTCGTAGACTTTCCCGCTTGAAATATATTCGCTCTGCCCAAGGACGAGAAGCAGCGCGTCGAAACGGGAATAGACCTCGGCAACTTGTGTCTTGCTGACGATTCCCATGTAGCGAACGCCATCGGCGGCGTAGCTCTCGATGAGTTCAAGCATCTGGGCGTTGGGCGCTGAGTAGTGTCCAAGACGACCATGGATTTCGAAAACTGCATTTGCCAAGACAGGGCAGTGCTTGCGCGCTTGCCGCCATCCTTCGAGGGTCTCGTGAACAGGCATCGGGCCATAGATCGTGCCAAGGTATCCGAATATGAGGCCGTCCGGCGAAGACACGCGATCGACTTGTCCCTGCAGGAATTCTGGATCAAAACCGTTGGTGACAACATGGAACTTGGGTGCGTCAGTGGGGAACTCTCGGGCGTGCCACTGGAGAATGGGCTTGTTGACGAACCAGACTTCGCTCGCGCTCTTGAGCAGCCTTTTCTCCCAGCGAGCTGACCGTGACGATCGCGATCCGATGCGCGAGCCGCGGTACATGTCGAGGTGCCATGTGTCGCGGTAGTCCATTACATAGGGGATGCCGTGGCTTTTATTGAGGTAGTAGCCGGGCAGGAAGTCGATGTTCGGGTTTGCCGTGCCAATGACGAGGTCGACTGGTATATTGCGGTGAACCTCGCGAGCGGCGGCAACCAATGGGCGGCGCCAGGCACCGTATCGCGGCTCCGGAAATGCAGAGCTTTCGCCCAGCGACTTGAGAAAGCTCCACAGCAGGGGCGACGCGACGCGAAGGCGTGTCCACTGCGACAGATTGGTCTCTCCTCGTGAGAGGTCGAAGGGAACTCTAACAACCGTGATCGAGGAGTGAATCTGCTGTTCAGCGAGTTCGTCCGTGCCGGTGAGCGAAGCGAACGTTTCCCGAGTGGCGGTAAGCACAGTAACGCGCCATCCTGCTTCAGCGTAGGCATTTGCGGTAGCCAATGCTCGGTACATTCCTGCACCGCGAGCGGGGGGATAGCCCCAAGCGACATAGAGCAGGTGAGGTTTACGCATTGGAGTACTCAGTGAATTCCGGTCAGTGAAGTCTGCGAGCAACTGCTGCTGCAGTGTGCTGCGGATCGTAGGCAGGCACTCATGAACCCTACTATTGAACTATGGCACCGCTCCGGATTCTCTGCATTTCATTTTCTCCAATTGAACGCGACGCGCGTATCCTTCGACAGTTGGGAATTCTCGCGGAATTCGGTTACGTCACAACGGTTGGCTATGGTTCTCGACCGGCGGATGCTGCGGCGCACGTCGAGGTGCCGTCGAATCTCCCTTCGCTGCCGCAAACGCTGGGTGGCGTAGCGCTGTTAGCTCTTCGTCAGTGGTCGCGCGCCGAACTCGCCGCTCCTGCGGTGCAGTTTGCGATCACAGCGCTCTACGGTGAACGATTTGACCTAGTAGTTGCGAACGATGCGCGCGCGATTCCTGCCGCTCATGCGCTGGCTCACGGGGCCCCGGTGTGGTCAGATCTCCATGAGTGGGCACCTGAGGAGCGCACTCACGTGCTTTCTTGGCGACTATTGGTCGCGCCATTGATGCGACATATTTGCGCGAGATATCTTTCCCGGTCCGCTGCGTCATCAACGGTGTGTGACTCAATCGCTGGGCTCTACGAACGCGACTACGGAGTTAGGCCGACCGTCGTACGCAACTCAACACATTGGCGCCAATTGGAGCCGTCTACTGCGGACGCGTCAACAATAAGAATGGTGCATAGCGGTGCCGCTATACATGGCCGCAATCTTGAAGCGATGATCGATGCCACCCGAGAGTTGGGCGAGGGCTATTCGCTGGATCTTTTTCTTGTCGAAGGTGGTGATGGGGGCGCCTATCTTCGAAAGTTGAAGGCGCGAGCTGGCGAATTAGGCTCAATCCGATTTAACCCTCCTGTAACTCCGGCTGAGCTGCCCGGGGTGCTTAATCAGTTCGACATTGGCGTATTTTGGATACCGCCAACGCACACTAATGCGCGGTACACCCTCCCGAATAAGTTCTTTGATTATGTACAAGCGCGACTTGCGATTGCGGTTGGGCCGAGCATCGAGATGCAGCAGCTCGTCGAGAGCAAGCAGCTCGGAGTCGTCAGCGATGGCTTCAGCGTTACCGAGTGCGTAGCCTCGATTCGGTCACTCACCCCCGCCGAGATCGCTCGCACAAAATTACGCGTTGACGCGGCGTCGCGAGAGCTTAGTTTCGAACGCGATGGCGAAGTAATGCGCACCATTGTTCGGGGCGCGACCCTCGCAGACGCGACGTCCGAATGAGCGAGGTCAGGCACTGGATCCGTCGAGTGATTTTTCGGATCAAGAACGGCGTGAAGCGCCTCATTATTGGCCTCATTCTGTCGTTGCCGACTCAAGTCCAACTGCGCGTTCTGCCGTCTTCGCAGCGGTACGACTCGTCGTTAGTTCCGATGCCCGAGAACCTCGGCTCCCACTCTCGGTCGCGATTAATGATCGCGCCGGCAAACTCAGCAGGGCAAGGTTGGGCTTGGGCGCAAGCAGTGAATAGGTATTCCTCTGGCGCAACCGCAACGAATATGGCGGTCGTGGGCCCCCAAGACTTTGGATTCGGCTGCGGCGAGCCGGTCCCGCTCGGCGCGTATCGATGGTCAAGACGCTGGCACGAGGTGCAACGTGAAGCAGTGACGAGTCAATTCACGCATGTGCTCGTCGAGTCAGATCGGCCGCTGTTTGGCGATGCGCAGTTACGCACTGCTGAGGCAGACATCGACGAACTTGTCGCTGCAGGTCTTTCTGTCGGGTTGCTTTTTCATGGAAGCGACATCCGGTTGCCGAGTCGCCACGCGGCGCGGATGACGTGGTCTCCGTTCCATGGCGAACGATGGTCGTTGACACCGGCTTTAGAGCAACGTGCCCGTGAACTTCAGTCCCGGCTCGCGAACTCCGCTCTGCCCATCTTTTTTTCTACTCCTGACCTAGCGCTCGACGTGCCTCAAGGTCGCTGGTTGCCTGTCGTTGTTGACCCGTCGATCTGGGAGCTGGGACTACCTGTGTTCTCTCACGGCGGCGTTCCGGTTGTGGCGCATGCGCCGAGTAAGGCTGCGGTTAAGGGCTCGGATCTCGCAGATCCGGTGATGAAGAAGCTTGAAGCTGAAGGGCTCATTCGTTACGTTCGTGTCGAGCACGTACCGGCAGGTGAGATGCCAGCGGTGTATACCTCAGTCGATATTGTTCTCGACCAATTCAGTTTGGGCATTTACGGCGTTGCGGCATGTGAGGCAATGGCTGCTGGTCGCATTGTTGTGTCGTTTGTTTCTCATCAAGTGCGCGATTTCGTTTCGGAAGAGACCGGTCTCTCTCTGCCGATTATTGACTTGTCTCCTAGCGCTATTGAGTGCGAAATGCGTGTGCTGTTGGCCGACCGAGACCGGATGCTCGAGCACGCGCGCCGGGGCCCAGAGTTTGTAAGAACGGTACACGACGGGCAATTGAGCGCACGGGTATTGTCTGATTTTCTCGAACCCTAGGTGGTCAGTGCAGATGTTGGGTGGATGCCAGCTCAAGGTTCGTGCCGAAGAATTCGCTTGCTAGAGTCGCGAGAGTGCGCCGAAGGGTGGGCCTTACTAGGTCTTCGAAGCAGTCAATGGGAAGCGAGTGGCAAGGTCAATGAACAGAGTGATTGCAACGGTTCTTTCCTGGCTGCCGGAACGATTGAGCTCGGTACTGCGGGCGAAGCAGTATCGATACCGACTCACCGACGTTCCTTCAGCCCCTCAAGCTCAAAACACGCGGATTAGGTTGTACATCGCTCCAGTTAATTTCGCGGGTCAGGGCTATCAATGGGCGCGAGCTGCCGAGAGACTGCCTGACGTTTCGGCAGTAAACATGCAATACGTGAAAGCGGGAGACTTTGGCTATCCTGCCGACAATTCGGTACCCGTCAACATCACAAGATTTTCTCGACCGTGGCAGGAGAGGCAGTTCGAGGCAGTCTGCCAGAACTTCTCGCATGTGATTGTTGAAGCAAACCGCGCACTATTCGGAACTCTGTTCGACGCCGATGTTGAGTCGGAAATTCGTGCGTTGCAGGCACGAGGCGTGAAGGTCGCCGCAGCATCCCACGGAAGTGACTTAAGACTGCCGAGCAGGCACCAGAAAATCGACCAGTGGTCTCCGTTCAACGAGCCGGCCTGGGCGCTGATCCCGAGCCTCGAAGAAAAGGCGTTATTGACACGCCGAGTGCTCTCGGCAACCGGGATTCCTGTTTTCGTACCGACGCCAGAACTGCTCCTCGACTGGCCGGAAGCGCAGTGGCTGCCCATCGTGGTCGATGTCGAACGATGGTCGCGTGATGATGCCGTGCTTCGGGAGCCTCGACTGCGAATCGTCCATGCGCCCTCCAAAGATGTGGTTAAGGGCACCCACCTTATTGAGGAGAGCATGCGTCGCCTTCAGGATGAGGGAGTTGTCGAGTATAGGGTTGTTCGGGGGGTTCCAGCCGCTGAGATGCCTCGTGTCTATGGTGACGCCGACATCGTAATTGACCAGTTTCGAATTGGAACTTACGCGACGGGAGCAATTGAAGCGATGGCTGCTGGTCGTATCGTGATTGCGCACTTGCATGATCAGGTCCGCGCTCACGTGCGGGAGAATTTCTCTTTGGAGATACCGATCGTTGAAGCTATGCCGGACTCGATTGAGGCAACAATCCGCGATATCGCTGCCAATCGTGGGCACTACCTGCCCTTTGCCTCAGCCGGTCCAGAATTCGCCCGAGCGCTGCACGATGGTGAGGTTAGCTCGCACGTTCTCGCGACCTTTCTCGACTAATTAGAGGCTCTGCTGTGCGCCGTCTCGGGTTGGGGGTGCTGCGTGCTCGAAATCCAGCCCGAAGTGGTTTACAGTGGTAGCTGGCTTGGGGGGTCGTATATTCATGATCAGTCGCACACACTCAGTTCACGCCGTCGCGGTTCGGCGAATTGTGCCGATGGCGGTTGTCATTGGCCTCGTCATCTCTCTGATGGGGGCTTTTGGAGTAATTAGTGCTCAGAGCGTTGCCGCCTACACCGGGTCAGAGTTTAAGCCCGGGCTGATAATTAGCGATTCCGAGTTCTACAAATCTGATGCCATGTCCGACGCGCGAATTTAGACTTTTCTGGATGACATGGTTGGCAAGTGTGACAGCACGAAGGATCGCTGTCTCAATGTTCCTGTGCACACGATGTCCTCGCGAGCGGAAGAGATCTCGCAGACTACGGGTGACCTCATTTGTGCGCCTTTCGCGGGCGGAACACGTCTCTCCGCAGCGAGAATTATTTATCGCGCACAGGTAGCCTGCGGAATTAGCGCGAAAGTCATCTTGGTCACGCTCCAGAAGGAACAGGGGCTCGTCACCGAGACTGGTCCCAGTGCGACTCAGCTTAATCGGGCCATGGGCATGGCATGCCCGGACACTGCGCCGTGTGCGGAGTATGCGCTTGGTTTCGGAAACCAAGTTTATTTGGGCACTCGCCAACTGAAAGCCTATAAAGCGGCGAATTTTCGGATGCAACCGGGTGTTCACACCATCCAATATCATCCCAACACTTCCTGTGGCAGTTCGAGCGTGAGAGTGCAAAACTATGCGACAGCGGCCCTCTACAACTACACCCCCTATCGCCCGAACACAGCGGCCCTCAATAATTTGGGTTCGTACGGCGATAGTTGCTCGAGCTACGGAAACAGAAACTTTTGGGACTACTACTATTCGTGGTTTGGAAACCCCAATGACATTTCTCCATCGGGAGTTGCAGTAGACCGAATCGGCGGGGCCGACCGCTATGCGGTATCCGTAGGCGTGTCACAGTCTGAATTTTCTTCGGGAGTGCCAGTCGTTTACATCGCAACAGGTCAAGTCTTTTCTGATGCGCTGAGTGCCGGCGCTGCTGCTGCTCATGATGGTGGACCGCTTCTGCTAGTCAGAAAAGGTTCGATTCCGGCTGAGGTTCGCGCGGAGATCGTACGCCTTGCACCAGCACAGATCGTGGTGGCGGTTGGACCTGGGTCGGTGTCCGATACTGTCTATGCTGAGCTCGCCGGACTCACGCCTGAGATACGCCGTGAATCTGGAATCGACAGGTACGAAGCGTCACGCAATATAGCTTCGGGATCCTTCGGCGGGGACGGCGCAACGATTGCGTATTTGGCTACAGGAAAGACATTCCCGGATGCACTATCTGCCAGCGCGGCCGCCGGGTCTCTAGGGGCTCCAGTGATCCTCGTTAACGGCACCAGCGGAAGCATCGATGCAGCAACAGCCGAATTGCTTGCAGACCTCGGCGTTTCTGATGTTCGAATCGCGGGCGGACCAGCGTCGGTGAGCGAAGGAATCAAAAATTCCATCGCCGTGCTCCCCGGAATGGCAAGCGTTGCTCGATTTGGCGGTGCAGATAGGTACGCGGTATCGCAGGCAGTCAACAGCGATGCGTTTTCGTCGGCGACGACGGCGTATGTCGCTTCAGCCACGGTGTTCTCTGATGCGCTCTCTGGTGGACCGGTCGCGGGAATTACTTCTTCGCCGCTCTACGTAGTGAAGTCGACTTGTGTACCGAAGTCGGTATTGCAAGACATGATCGACTTGGGTGTAACGCGGATGGTTATTCTGGGCGGCCCAGCAACACTCTCCAGCAGGGTTGTCTCGTTTACCAACTGCACCTAACACCGACCTGAATCCGGCCATAGACTGGCGGGGTGAGAATTTTGGTTACGGGCGGCGCGGGCTACATCGGAGCACACACCTCCCGACTCTTGGCAGAACGCGGCGACTACGTGCTCGTCGTTGACGACCTCGTTACCGGTTCCCGAGATCGCATCCCTGAGATTCCTGTGGTGTCTCTCAATATTGCGAATGGCTCAGCTGAGCAGCTAGAGGGCCTGATGCGCGAGCACCGCATCGACGCGGTCATCCACTTTGCGGCTCAAAAACGGGTAGGCGAGTCTGTAGAAAAGCCAGCCTGGTACTACGAGCAAAACGTGGGCAGCGTTGCGCAATTGCTTTTGGCAATGCAAGCGGCCGAGGTTCGCAAACTCGTGTTCTCTTCGTCGGCTGCCGTCTACGGCGAAGCCTCGGGGGCAATCGCCGAGGATGCACCCACTCACCCGATCAATCCCTATGGCGCTACCAAACTGGTCGGGGAACAGCTCATCAGCGCATCATCACGCGCGTGGCCTCTGCGTGCCGCCAGCCTCCGGTACTTCAACGTTGGCGGGGCTGGCAGCCCAGAACTGGGCGACACACAAGCGCTCAACCTCATCCCGATCTGCTTCGAACAGATCGCAGACAACAAACCGCCCCTAATTTTCGGGGACAACTACGACACCCTTGACGGCACCTGCGTTCGTGACTACGTGCACGTCAGCGACGTGGCAGAAGCGCACCTTGCCGTGCTTGATGCTCTGCCAGACCTGCCGGGCAACACCATGCTCAACATCGGCACCGGTGTGGGAACGACCGTGCGTCAGATGGTGGATGCAATTCTGCACGTGTGCGGCAGCGACCTCACTGCCGAAGTTCTTGACCGCCGCGCGGGAGACCCCGCCGCGGTCGTCGGCGTTGTGGACAGCATCCGTGAACTCACCGGATGGAGCGCGCGCTACACCGTCAGCGACATTGTGGAATCCGCATGGCAATCACGGCAGCACTTCAACGCAATCTCTGCACGCCGGTAACGAGTCGAACTGCGCTCGGAACGACTCTAGCTACACGGACGGGTGAGGTTTCGAGTCCAAAGCGTTCCGCCAACTGAGCTCCCGCGCGGCTTTCACACAGCACACCACGAAGGTCAGCCAACCAAACTCAATCAATAGTGAGCTCTCTCCAAACGCACTCACGATAAGCACGAGAAGCACCAACGCGGGCCACGCAAACACGATGCTGCGTCGGCGCGACGCAAGCAACCACGAGCGCACAAAGGCAAGCCCGAGAAGTCCCACAAAAATGAGGAAACCAACCAGTCCCAGCTGAAACCAGACATCGAGATAGGCGTTGTGCGCCGAATCGGGAACCCGACCACCAAAATTGGCGAATGCCGTAAAGGGTGCAAGATCGGAATTCCACGGGCCAATCCAGCCCCACCCCTCAAGGCGGTGAGTTTCGCCCAACGACCAGAGTTGCCGCCACACCCTCAGCCGATAGGCGAGATCGCCGCTCGCATCAAACGAGGCAACAATCGAAACGCGCGACAGCCAGCTGATGAAGGCAACGGAGGCAACGAATCCGATCAACACGAACTGCCAGTACCTTCGCCGACCCGACGGAACTCGCCGCAGCCCATACAGTGCCACGCTCGCAGCAAGAACAATCAGCGCAGTACCGAACGCGAGAGGAGATTGCGAAAGCACAAGCACAGCGCCCGCAAGGACGAGTGATCCGATTGCGTATCCGCGCCGCAAGGACTGCGTGCGGAGTTCGGTAGCGAAGGTGATGAGGGCAATTACTGCGATGATGCCCAGTTGATTTCGGGCCCCAAAAAGACCTTGAATCGGGTCGGTAGTGCCGAGATTTCCTGCAATTGAGAGGGCCCTAAGCGAAGTGTCAAAGACAAGCCCGGTCAGGATCTCAAGGCCGACAGACACCACCAAAACAAACCGCATCACATCACCAAAAGTGCGAACGATCTGGATGGTGTCGCGAACCAGTGCGATATAGATCCCCAGCACCGTGAAGATGAGGAGATAGCTGAGTGCGGCTAGGGAGGCCCACTGGTACTGACTCCACAAAATTGTGAGCCACGCCCAGAAGGTGAATGCCATCAACGAAATTGGAACGAGAGCACGCCACCCGATGTTGCCCCACTGGGCGGCAAGCGATGCCGCGACAAGAACCACAAGGCTCACCAAAATTGCAAGCAGACCCGCGGTACCGATCGTGTGGCGAAGTGCGAAAGCACAGAGCGCCACGCCAACTATTGCGGTAGAGAGGACCGACGACACCCGGGCGGACCCAAGGATTACAGCAGCCGTATCGATGACAACCCGGAAGTGGGGCGGAGGCTGAATCATGGGGTGCGCACCATCCAATCGGGTCGCTTTGTCTTGACCGCAATAATCACCAGCAGCGCGAGCGCGTACTCACCCAGCAGCCGGCTCTCTGGGATGCTCTGCACAATCAGCGCCACCATCACCAAGACCGGTAGCAGCGTGAGGGCTGAATATGGTTGCCCGAGGCCGCGCGCCGAGCGCGGGCGATCCACAGCAGCAAGCCAAGCCCGCAACAGGGTCGAGAGCACGAGAGCACCAAAGACCACCACACCGACAATACCGAGTTGCAGCCACAGATCAAGCCAGGCGTCATGCGCCTGAACCTGCACAACACCGTTGCGAACAACAAGACCCTCAAACGGCTCAACCCAGGGCATCCAGACACTGATCCAGCCCCAACCAAACGTTGGCCGCTGCTGGGCAAGCCCGATGACCGTCTGCCAGATCTCGGCGCGGCCGGTGAGATCACTGCTCCTTCCGAGAAGCTCAAAAATTGTGCCACGAAGCGCGAGCCCTGCGCCGATACCGGCAGCAACCAGCGCAATAAAGCCAACAACGCTCCACCGTCGAGCGGCATCAGTGCGACGGCTGCGGATGACGAGCAGCCCCACCACCGTGACAGCGACAGCCGCGAGCGCCACCGTCACCGTCGCAGAACGCGTAAAAAATAACGTGAGGGCGGCGAGCGCGATCCACGTAATCGACCACCGCTTGTTGATACTGCCGGTGGCCCACTGGATGGAGAAGGCAATCACCGCCAGAAGAGCCAAGAATCCGAGATGGTTGGCATTGCCGACAATGCCCTGAATGCGCCCATCGCCGAAGGTCTCAAACAGCTCATTTCGCGACCACAAAAGCATTGTGGGCACGGTGTCGTAACCGGGCACGGCAACCTCAGGCTGCGCCGTCCACGGCAAAATCGGGCTGCGCACAATCGTGGCGATGACAAGCTCAAAAAGCAGGGAGACCGCAATCAGGATGCGCAGCACCCGCGCTAGCCCGTTGAGCAGTTCCTGCCACGTAAAGCTGATAGCCAGAGCGAGTGCGCCCAACACGGTGAGCCAGGTCGAGAACAACCCCAAAGCGCTTGCAGCCGGGTACTGTGACCACGCAAGCGAGACAGTGGCCAACGCCATAAAAACGACGAACGGGTACGGCAGCCCGCCGATACTCCAGCGGTGACGCGCTTGCACCAAGATCACTGCGGATGCTGCAGCGAGCGCGACCGCGAGAGCAACAAAGGCACCCCAGCCGACCGAATACCGCCACGCATCCCCACCAAAGAGAATCAGTAGCGACAGAACGAGAAACCAGGTGCGCGCCCTCGGGTGCTCAATCAGTCGCATTACGCAAGATTAGACGAATGCTGCCTTGCCTGTGATCGCACGGCCCACGATGAGAATATTCATTTCGCGTGTTCCCTCATACGAGTAGATCGCTTCGGCATCAGCGAAGTGACGCATCACACCGTAGTCGAGAACGATGCCATTGCCGCCGAGCAGTTCGCGGCACCAGGCAACGGTCTCGCGCATCCGGCTGGTCGTATATTCCTTGGCCAACGATGCATGCTCGTCCTTTTGGATACCCTCATCAAGCATTTCGGAGACCCGAGTGACCATGCCGATCGATGCAGTGATGTTGCCGAGGCTCTTAGCGAGGTGCTCTTGAACGAGTTGGTGGCTGCTGATCGGCTTGCCGAACTGGATGCGTTCGCCCGTGTATTTGACGGCAGCTTCGTAGGCCCCGATGGAGTTTCCCACCGCAGCCCAAGCAACTTCGGCGCGGGTGAGCCGAAGCACGGCGGCAGTCTCACGGAACGTTTGCGACTTCTGCAGACGATTGGCCTCTGGCACGACGACGTTTTCGAGCACAATGTCGGCGTTCTGCACAATGCGAAGCGCCTGCTTGTTCTCAATACGCGTTGCGGAGTAGCCGGGGGTGCTGGTGGGAACGATGAAGCCCTTGACCTGGTTGTCGGCTTCGTCACGTGCCCAAATGATGGTGACGTCGCTGATGGAACCGTTGCCGATCCACCGCTTGGCGCCGTTGATGATCCAGTTGTCGCCGTCGCGCTTCGCAACAGTCTGGAGGCCCTGCGCGGTGTCCGAGCCGGAGAGGGGTTCGGTCAGGCCGAAGGCGCCGAGCAGCTCGCCGGAGGCAAACTTGGGCAGCCACTCATCACGCTGCTCTTGCGAACCGGCAACGCCGATCGATCCCATCACGAGCCCGTTTTGCATACCAACGAGGGTTGCTGCGCTGGCATCCACGCGGGCAAGCTCGAGCGCAACCCAGCCGCGGAACACAGCGGAGTTCTTGAATTGCTGGGTCTCGGCCCAGGGGAGTCCGAAGAGTCCGAGGTCAGCGAGCCCTTTAACGACCACATCGCGATCGAAGAATTCTGCTTTTGCCCAGAGGTCGTTGACGACGGGGCGCACCTCTTTATCGAGAAAGGCGCGCAGCTTCAGGATCGTGTCCTTCTCTTGATCGGTGAGGGCGTTCTCGTAGCCGTAGAAGTCGCTGCTGAGGGTCTCAAATGACATAGTCGTCGCTCCGTTACTTGTCGAAATCATTGCGAGCCTAAAGCGTGAGCGCCCGTCGCTTCTAGACGGTTGGTACTTTGGTCTAACGCTTCGAGAAGAGTGGACTGAATGTTTGTAGGCATCACTAATACCCCGCGCGATTATGCGTGGGGTTCTGCCGGAGAAATTTCGGCACTGCTGGGATCAGAACCGACCGGGAAACCCGAAGCGGAACTCTGGCTTGGCGCCCACGGCGGCTCCCCGAGCATGATTATCGATCCCACTCAGGTCGACGGCGCGCAGGACCTGGCCGAGCTAGTCGCCCGCGACGGCGCGACAATTCTCGGTGACGGCGTCACCCATCTTCCCTTCCTGCTCAAGGTGCTCGCCGCCGGGGCACCTCTCTCACTTCAGGCGCACCCAACCCCCGAACAGGCGGCCGAGGGTTTTGCGCGTGAGAACGCGGCAGGCGTGCAGCTGACGGCATCGAATCGCAACTACAAAGATGCCTCAGCCAAGCCAGAACTCATTGTTGCGGTGAGCGACGCGTTTGAGGCGCTGTGCGGTTTTCGGGCAATGGCCGACACCCGAGCATCCATTGAACGACTTGCCGAGTTGGATGCCGCAAGCACCAATCCACAGCCAGCACTGTTCACCGAGTGGTTGGCTTTCGCTCGCGACGACTCCGATCTGCGGGCACTGTTCGAATGGCTCATTTCGGCTGAGCGCCCTGTGCCAGAGCTTGTGGAACGAGTCACCGCGCTCGCGGCAGCGGCAGGAGAAGAGTTTGCGCTCGTGCGGACTCTTGCGGGACACTACGCGGGCGACCCCGGTGTGTTGATTGCACTCATGCTCAACCATGTGACGCTGACCAAGGGACAGGCGTTGTTCTTGCCGGCGGGCAACATCCATGCCTATCTGCGCGGTCTCGGTATTGAGTTGATGGCGTCGTCAGACAACGTTCTGCGCGGCGGTCTTACCCCTAAGCATGTGGATGTTCCCGAACTCTTGAGCGTCCTGGATTTCTCGGCGAGCCCGGTGCCATACCTGACACCCAAGGTGCTCAGCGACACTGCCACCGTCTTTCTGCCGCCCGTGCGCGATTTTCAGTTGCTCGTAGTTACCGGAGCGGGCTCAGCCACACTTCTTGGTGCAGCAATCGCTATCTGCACCGCTGGCTCGTTCACAATGCGCGGCCAAACGGCGTCGACGAGTATTCACAGAGGAGAGGCGAGCTTCGTGACCGCAAGTGAGGGCACGATCAGTATCGATGGCTCGGGAACGCTCTATTTGGCGACAGTCCAATAGTTTTCGTACCCAAAACGGGTG
It encodes the following:
- a CDS encoding O-antigen ligase family protein, which encodes MIQPPPHFRVVIDTAAVILGSARVSSVLSTAIVGVALCAFALRHTIGTAGLLAILVSLVVLVAASLAAQWGNIGWRALVPISLMAFTFWAWLTILWSQYQWASLAALSYLLIFTVLGIYIALVRDTIQIVRTFGDVMRFVLVVSVGLEILTGLVFDTSLRALSIAGNLGTTDPIQGLFGARNQLGIIAVIALITFATELRTQSLRRGYAIGSLVLAGAVLVLSQSPLAFGTALIVLAASVALYGLRRVPSGRRRYWQFVLIGFVASVAFISWLSRVSIVASFDASGDLAYRLRVWRQLWSLGETHRLEGWGWIGPWNSDLAPFTAFANFGGRVPDSAHNAYLDVWFQLGLVGFLIFVGLLGLAFVRSWLLASRRRSIVFAWPALVLLVLIVSAFGESSLLIEFGWLTFVVCCVKAARELSWRNALDSKPHPSV
- a CDS encoding acyl-CoA dehydrogenase family protein, which produces MSFETLSSDFYGYENALTDQEKDTILKLRAFLDKEVRPVVNDLWAKAEFFDRDVVVKGLADLGLFGLPWAETQQFKNSAVFRGWVALELARVDASAATLVGMQNGLVMGSIGVAGSQEQRDEWLPKFASGELLGAFGLTEPLSGSDTAQGLQTVAKRDGDNWIINGAKRWIGNGSISDVTIIWARDEADNQVKGFIVPTSTPGYSATRIENKQALRIVQNADIVLENVVVPEANRLQKSQTFRETAAVLRLTRAEVAWAAVGNSIGAYEAAVKYTGERIQFGKPISSHQLVQEHLAKSLGNITASIGMVTRVSEMLDEGIQKDEHASLAKEYTTSRMRETVAWCRELLGGNGIVLDYGVMRHFADAEAIYSYEGTREMNILIVGRAITGKAAFV
- the galE gene encoding UDP-glucose 4-epimerase GalE, with protein sequence MRILVTGGAGYIGAHTSRLLAERGDYVLVVDDLVTGSRDRIPEIPVVSLNIANGSAEQLEGLMREHRIDAVIHFAAQKRVGESVEKPAWYYEQNVGSVAQLLLAMQAAEVRKLVFSSSAAVYGEASGAIAEDAPTHPINPYGATKLVGEQLISASSRAWPLRAASLRYFNVGGAGSPELGDTQALNLIPICFEQIADNKPPLIFGDNYDTLDGTCVRDYVHVSDVAEAHLAVLDALPDLPGNTMLNIGTGVGTTVRQMVDAILHVCGSDLTAEVLDRRAGDPAAVVGVVDSIRELTGWSARYTVSDIVESAWQSRQHFNAISARR
- a CDS encoding O-antigen ligase family protein, which gives rise to MRLIEHPRARTWFLVLSLLILFGGDAWRYSVGWGAFVALAVALAAASAVILVQARHRWSIGGLPYPFVVFMALATVSLAWSQYPAASALGLFSTWLTVLGALALAISFTWQELLNGLARVLRILIAVSLLFELVIATIVRSPILPWTAQPEVAVPGYDTVPTMLLWSRNELFETFGDGRIQGIVGNANHLGFLALLAVIAFSIQWATGSINKRWSITWIALAALTLFFTRSATVTVALAAVAVTVVGLLVIRSRRTDAARRWSVVGFIALVAAGIGAGLALRGTIFELLGRSSDLTGRAEIWQTVIGLAQQRPTFGWGWISVWMPWVEPFEGLVVRNGVVQVQAHDAWLDLWLQLGIVGVVVFGALVLSTLLRAWLAAVDRPRSARGLGQPYSALTLLPVLVMVALIVQSIPESRLLGEYALALLVIIAVKTKRPDWMVRTP
- the manA gene encoding mannose-6-phosphate isomerase, class I, with product MFVGITNTPRDYAWGSAGEISALLGSEPTGKPEAELWLGAHGGSPSMIIDPTQVDGAQDLAELVARDGATILGDGVTHLPFLLKVLAAGAPLSLQAHPTPEQAAEGFARENAAGVQLTASNRNYKDASAKPELIVAVSDAFEALCGFRAMADTRASIERLAELDAASTNPQPALFTEWLAFARDDSDLRALFEWLISAERPVPELVERVTALAAAAGEEFALVRTLAGHYAGDPGVLIALMLNHVTLTKGQALFLPAGNIHAYLRGLGIELMASSDNVLRGGLTPKHVDVPELLSVLDFSASPVPYLTPKVLSDTATVFLPPVRDFQLLVVTGAGSATLLGAAIAICTAGSFTMRGQTASTSIHRGEASFVTASEGTISIDGSGTLYLATVQ